Proteins found in one Desulforegula conservatrix Mb1Pa genomic segment:
- a CDS encoding chemotaxis protein CheA, translating into MNNSIEASIREKFGKLLMMVSGISVEDIPALGDSLNFVISLHEFACSENHPVQDALTEIRKYLEKIILGEESDTSALSECVEKLAMSDSFSTENSMAAIYGISGQNSDEQSILVGKSQTEPCKAENIEEFHQNKTEEDVQILCDFIVEAMDSLDNLEFSLVALEKNPNDQETLNGIFRIFHTIKGVSGFLELKKINTLSHTTESLLDEVRQGTFAVNKKVIDIIFEAVDTLKRLIMDRKTNMEAGFPWRESDTDIKKLEAKIELIDESTEEELEDLPIGEILVLKGIAKKEDIDDSLAFQKEHPEKRLGEILVEQKKADTNEINNALKDQKNSRSQNGQQVKIDISKLDNLVDLTGELVIAQSMLKQHTQAMIGAEPRFHQFINHLSNAVSGIQKIAMSMRMVPIRSTFQKMVRLIRDLSKSAGKEIILKMTGEDTEIDRNMVEALYEPMVHMIRNSADHGLETPEERLAAGKPSHGTVFLRAYHKGGNIVIEIDDDGRGLSKEKIIEKALSKKLIQSSDNLTDDQIYDLIFEPGFSTANAVTDISGRGVGMDVVKQSIEKMRGHIGITSTPGRGCTFHINLPLTLAIIEGMIVRAGKERYIIPTMAILESFRPKEEEYKTAHNRGEMVRVRGKLLPLIRTGNVFGVDVDVKNPWEGIVIVLENKNERLGLLVDEVLGKDEFVIKTLGDTFRGVQGIAGGSILADGKVSLIIDVPGLFDRIFE; encoded by the coding sequence ATGAATAATAGTATTGAAGCAAGCATCCGAGAAAAATTCGGCAAGCTCCTTATGATGGTGTCAGGCATTTCGGTCGAGGATATACCTGCCCTTGGGGACAGCCTTAATTTTGTGATTTCGCTCCACGAATTCGCCTGCTCAGAGAATCATCCAGTCCAGGATGCCCTTACGGAAATAAGAAAATATCTGGAAAAAATAATCCTTGGGGAAGAATCAGATACCTCGGCCCTTTCAGAATGCGTGGAAAAGCTTGCAATGTCAGACTCCTTTTCTACAGAAAACAGCATGGCCGCCATATACGGAATTTCTGGTCAGAATAGTGATGAACAATCAATTCTTGTCGGAAAAAGCCAGACAGAACCCTGCAAAGCTGAAAATATCGAAGAATTTCACCAGAATAAAACCGAAGAAGATGTCCAGATTCTTTGCGATTTCATAGTTGAAGCCATGGACAGCCTTGATAATCTGGAATTTTCCCTGGTTGCGCTTGAAAAAAATCCCAATGACCAGGAAACCCTGAATGGCATTTTCAGGATATTTCATACTATAAAAGGCGTATCAGGTTTTCTTGAACTAAAAAAAATAAACACCCTTTCACATACCACAGAAAGCCTTCTTGATGAAGTCAGACAGGGAACTTTTGCAGTTAACAAAAAGGTAATAGACATAATTTTTGAAGCTGTGGACACCCTCAAGCGTCTCATCATGGACAGAAAAACCAATATGGAGGCCGGATTTCCATGGAGGGAAAGCGACACAGACATAAAAAAGCTTGAGGCCAAGATTGAACTGATTGATGAATCGACTGAAGAGGAGTTAGAAGATCTGCCCATAGGAGAGATTCTTGTCCTCAAGGGGATAGCAAAGAAAGAAGACATTGATGATTCCCTTGCCTTTCAGAAGGAACATCCTGAAAAACGTCTTGGAGAGATTCTTGTTGAACAGAAAAAGGCTGACACAAATGAAATCAACAATGCCCTGAAAGATCAGAAAAATTCCAGATCCCAGAATGGCCAGCAGGTCAAGATCGATATCTCCAAACTGGATAACCTTGTAGATCTTACAGGAGAACTTGTCATAGCTCAGTCAATGCTCAAGCAGCATACCCAGGCAATGATCGGAGCGGAACCGAGGTTCCATCAATTCATCAATCATCTTTCCAATGCGGTTTCAGGTATTCAGAAAATCGCAATGTCAATGCGAATGGTTCCCATAAGAAGCACATTTCAGAAAATGGTGAGGCTTATCAGGGATCTTTCTAAATCCGCAGGCAAGGAAATAATCCTCAAGATGACCGGAGAAGATACGGAAATAGACCGCAATATGGTAGAAGCCCTGTATGAACCCATGGTCCACATGATAAGGAATTCAGCGGATCACGGACTTGAGACGCCCGAAGAAAGACTTGCTGCCGGAAAACCATCCCATGGAACGGTTTTTTTAAGGGCTTATCATAAAGGTGGCAATATAGTCATAGAGATAGATGATGACGGAAGAGGCCTGAGCAAGGAAAAAATAATTGAAAAAGCACTTTCAAAAAAGCTGATCCAGTCTTCGGACAACCTCACGGATGACCAGATCTATGATCTTATTTTTGAACCAGGATTTTCAACAGCAAACGCTGTCACAGATATTTCAGGCAGAGGCGTCGGAATGGACGTTGTCAAGCAGTCCATAGAAAAAATGAGGGGACATATCGGAATAACCTCTACTCCGGGCAGAGGGTGTACGTTCCATATCAATCTGCCTCTTACACTGGCAATAATCGAGGGAATGATAGTCAGAGCAGGCAAGGAAAGATATATCATACCCACCATGGCGATACTTGAGTCTTTCAGGCCAAAGGAAGAAGAATACAAGACCGCACATAACCGAGGCGAAATGGTCAGGGTCAGGGGAAAACTTCTTCCGCTCATAAGAACAGGCAATGTTTTCGGGGTGGATGTTGATGTAAAAAATCCGTGGGAAGGAATAGTAATTGTTCTTGAGAACAAGAACGAACGCCTCGGATTACTTGTGGACGAAGTTCTTGGCAAAGATGAATTTGTCATAAAAACCCTTGGAGATACCTTCAGAGGTGTTCAGGGAATAGCCGGAGGTTCCATACTCGCGGACGGTAAAGTTTCACTTATAATCGATGTTCCAGGACTTTTTGACAGGATATTCGAGTAA
- a CDS encoding Mut7-C RNAse domain-containing protein yields the protein MRFFLHKAIRTAEFLEYGLKNRKTSIKDVIESIGIPHTEAGSIIHHGKQVGFGFYAQQGLHFRIEAIKPPLDVFSSSLLRPEPLTEIKFIVDLNAGRLAKLLRMAGMDTAYDPEFSDLDIAEKACNEKRILLTRDTNLLKRKHLEFAKYVKSIHPEDQLREVVEFFDLGRFLKPLTRCSMCNGLLEKTEKKDIVHRLQPKTILYYENFLICSSCDRIYWSGSHLEGIMGLLKKSGI from the coding sequence TTGCGCTTTTTTCTGCATAAAGCCATTAGGACGGCTGAATTCCTTGAATACGGCCTGAAAAACAGAAAGACCTCTATAAAGGATGTAATCGAATCCATTGGAATTCCCCACACCGAAGCCGGTTCAATAATTCATCATGGTAAACAGGTTGGATTCGGTTTTTATGCCCAGCAAGGCCTGCATTTCAGAATCGAAGCCATAAAACCTCCCCTTGATGTTTTTTCTTCTTCTCTTCTAAGGCCGGAGCCTTTGACAGAAATAAAATTCATTGTTGATCTTAATGCCGGCAGGCTTGCAAAACTGCTTAGAATGGCAGGTATGGATACAGCCTATGATCCTGAATTTTCAGATCTTGATATTGCCGAAAAAGCCTGCAATGAAAAAAGAATCCTTCTAACAAGGGACACCAATCTCCTCAAAAGAAAGCATCTTGAGTTCGCTAAATATGTAAAATCAATTCATCCTGAAGATCAGTTAAGGGAAGTTGTTGAATTTTTTGACCTGGGCCGGTTTCTTAAGCCGCTCACAAGATGCTCAATGTGCAATGGACTCCTTGAAAAAACAGAGAAGAAGGATATTGTCCACAGGCTTCAGCCAAAAACGATTCTTTATTACGAGAATTTTTTGATTTGCTCTTCCTGCGACAGAATATACTGGTCTGGCTCACATCTTGAAGGAATCATGGGCCTGCTGAAAAAATCAGGGATCTGA
- a CDS encoding CheR family methyltransferase, with amino-acid sequence MTSVELSAKDFNQFRNLVYEKCGINLGEGKKDLVRARLSKRLRKLGLESFRDYYKMVTEDSSGQELVCLMDAISTNLTSFFREKKHFDFLTDKILPDFMKKGKGRSSSEFRVWSAGCSSGEEPYSISISLNDFAEKAGALPYRILATDISTKVLDKAASGIYDFERVKNLNPILRNKCFLKGHTSMDGQVKVKPFIREPVTFKRLNLMDSFPFRDHFDLIFCRNVMIYFDKKTQEQLVKKYHDSLRPGGYLFIGHSESLMGISHSFSYVQPTIYLKSNS; translated from the coding sequence ATGACATCAGTTGAACTATCCGCGAAAGACTTCAATCAGTTCAGAAACCTTGTCTATGAGAAATGCGGCATAAATCTCGGAGAAGGTAAAAAGGATCTTGTCAGGGCCAGACTTTCTAAACGCTTAAGAAAACTTGGTCTTGAGAGTTTCAGAGACTATTACAAGATGGTTACGGAGGATTCATCAGGTCAGGAACTTGTATGCCTCATGGATGCAATCTCCACAAATCTTACGAGTTTTTTCAGGGAAAAGAAGCATTTTGATTTTCTGACAGACAAAATTCTGCCGGATTTCATGAAAAAAGGAAAAGGAAGATCCTCATCTGAATTCAGGGTCTGGAGCGCAGGATGCTCAAGTGGTGAAGAACCTTATTCCATTTCCATTTCCCTAAATGATTTTGCCGAAAAAGCAGGAGCGCTCCCATACAGAATCCTTGCCACCGATATCTCCACAAAGGTTCTGGATAAAGCGGCCTCAGGCATCTATGATTTTGAAAGAGTAAAAAACCTTAATCCGATTTTAAGAAACAAATGCTTTCTCAAGGGCCATACCAGCATGGATGGCCAGGTAAAGGTAAAGCCTTTCATAAGAGAGCCCGTTACTTTCAAGAGATTGAATCTTATGGATTCTTTTCCGTTCAGGGATCATTTTGATCTTATTTTCTGTCGAAACGTGATGATATATTTTGATAAAAAAACCCAGGAACAGCTTGTAAAAAAGTACCATGACAGCCTCAGGCCAGGAGGCTATCTTTTCATCGGTCATTCAGAGAGTCTTATGGGCATAAGCCACAGTTTCAGTTATGTGCAGCCGACTATCTACCTTAAAAGCAATAGTTAA
- a CDS encoding protein-glutamate methylesterase/protein-glutamine glutaminase, with protein sequence MAISFIKKKIRVLIVDDSAVVRRILTTELSKEKDMEVVGAAPDPYVARDMIVAQNPDVITLDLEMPRMDGLTFLKKLMIYRPVPVIIVSSLTRTSSELGLEALSLGAVDIVSKPAEAYSVGDMVEQLKETIRGASRIRISDLKSKMQTAHLAGTQINRKKRSAPLSLTTDKIIAIGASTGGTEAIKNVLMKMPPNSPGIVVVQHMPAGFTTQFAKRLDGLCAIHVKEAEDGESVVNGKALIAPGNFHMVLARSGARYYVQIKNGPMVNHQRPAVDVLFESVAANAGANAVGVILTGMGADGAKGMLEMKNAGAKNIAQDEASSVVFGMPKEAIRLGAVTKVVPLERIASLALNMAGSDK encoded by the coding sequence ATGGCTATAAGTTTTATTAAAAAAAAAATAAGGGTTCTGATAGTCGATGATTCCGCCGTTGTCAGGCGGATTCTAACGACAGAGCTTTCCAAGGAAAAGGATATGGAGGTTGTCGGAGCAGCTCCTGATCCTTATGTGGCAAGGGATATGATTGTTGCCCAGAACCCTGATGTAATAACCCTGGATCTTGAAATGCCGAGAATGGACGGGCTTACTTTTTTGAAAAAGCTCATGATATACCGTCCTGTTCCTGTTATCATTGTCAGCTCACTCACAAGAACTTCCAGCGAACTGGGCCTTGAGGCTCTTTCCCTCGGAGCGGTTGATATAGTCAGCAAACCTGCGGAGGCATACAGTGTAGGCGATATGGTCGAACAGCTCAAGGAGACGATCAGAGGGGCTTCCAGAATAAGAATCTCTGATCTTAAATCCAAGATGCAGACAGCCCATCTTGCAGGAACCCAGATAAATCGTAAAAAAAGATCCGCTCCCCTTTCACTTACAACTGACAAAATCATAGCAATTGGTGCTTCAACAGGTGGAACAGAAGCTATTAAAAATGTTCTTATGAAGATGCCACCAAATTCTCCTGGAATTGTTGTGGTTCAGCATATGCCTGCCGGTTTCACAACCCAGTTCGCTAAAAGACTCGACGGCCTTTGCGCCATCCATGTCAAGGAGGCCGAGGACGGCGAAAGCGTTGTTAATGGCAAGGCCCTCATAGCTCCAGGAAACTTCCACATGGTTCTTGCGCGGAGTGGGGCAAGATATTATGTCCAGATTAAAAACGGCCCCATGGTGAACCACCAGAGACCCGCCGTAGACGTGCTTTTTGAAAGTGTCGCCGCAAATGCCGGGGCAAATGCAGTTGGTGTTATTCTGACTGGTATGGGAGCAGACGGGGCAAAGGGCATGCTTGAAATGAAAAACGCAGGAGCAAAAAATATTGCCCAGGATGAGGCATCTTCGGTTGTTTTCGGAATGCCAAAGGAAGCCATAAGGCTTGGGGCCGTGACCAAGGTTGTGCCTCTCGAGAGAATAGCTTCCCTTGCCTTGAATATGGCAGGATCGGATAAATAA
- the mgtE gene encoding magnesium transporter: MFSALVNPEIRQLIKSKNFKLLREVLTDLYPVEIAGIIDDLPAQDDIIVFRLLPRDLAVRTFEQLSLEKQHELVDRLAKDPYSLSTLLNDLSPDDRTSLFEELPGYITQKLMRLLSPEQRRIAVTLLGYPPESVGRLMTPDYVCVNDKWTVEKALDHIRKTGSDSETLNVIYVVDDNERLIGDMRIRQIILSEPMVPISSLMDGRLLTLKATDDQESVIGIFQDYDRTALPVTDTDGVLIGIVTIDDVFDVMEEEVTEDIQKVGGTEALDAPYLDIPLFTLIKKRAKWLISLFIGEMLTASAMGAFEDEIAKAVVLALFVPLIISSGGNSGSQAATLVIRAMSLGEVKLADWWTVMKREIFSGLALGGLLGVIGIIRIAIWQKAFGMYGEHWLSIAVTVGLSLILVVLWGTLTGSMLPLFMKKIGADPATSSAPFVATLVDVTGLVIYFSMAIFIMQGHLI, encoded by the coding sequence ATGTTTTCCGCACTCGTCAATCCTGAAATCCGGCAGCTCATAAAATCTAAAAATTTCAAGCTTCTCAGAGAAGTGTTAACAGATCTTTATCCTGTTGAAATTGCGGGTATAATTGATGATCTTCCTGCCCAGGATGATATCATTGTTTTCAGACTTCTTCCCCGTGATCTTGCGGTCAGGACATTCGAGCAGCTTTCCCTTGAAAAACAGCATGAACTGGTTGACAGACTTGCAAAAGATCCATATTCCCTGTCGACCCTGCTAAACGACCTCTCTCCTGATGACAGAACAAGTCTTTTTGAAGAACTCCCAGGTTATATAACCCAGAAGCTCATGAGGCTCCTGTCTCCTGAACAGAGAAGAATAGCAGTCACTCTGCTTGGATATCCGCCTGAGAGCGTCGGCCGCCTCATGACCCCGGATTATGTCTGTGTCAATGACAAATGGACTGTTGAAAAAGCCCTTGATCATATCAGAAAGACCGGAAGCGACAGTGAAACGCTGAATGTTATTTATGTCGTAGATGACAATGAAAGACTCATCGGAGACATGAGGATCAGACAGATTATTCTTTCGGAGCCAATGGTTCCTATATCCTCACTTATGGATGGCAGACTTCTGACCCTTAAGGCCACGGATGACCAGGAGTCTGTTATTGGAATCTTCCAGGACTACGACAGAACGGCCCTTCCTGTAACTGACACGGACGGAGTTCTCATAGGTATAGTTACCATTGATGACGTGTTTGACGTCATGGAGGAAGAAGTAACAGAAGACATACAGAAGGTCGGTGGTACCGAAGCCCTTGACGCCCCTTACCTGGATATCCCTCTTTTTACTCTTATAAAGAAAAGGGCAAAATGGCTGATAAGCCTTTTTATCGGTGAAATGCTCACAGCTTCCGCAATGGGAGCTTTTGAGGATGAGATCGCAAAAGCTGTGGTACTGGCGCTGTTTGTTCCTTTGATAATTTCCAGCGGAGGCAACAGCGGCTCCCAGGCTGCAACACTCGTAATCAGAGCCATGTCATTAGGCGAGGTCAAGCTTGCTGACTGGTGGACAGTAATGAAAAGGGAGATTTTTTCAGGCCTGGCTCTGGGCGGACTGCTTGGGGTAATTGGCATTATAAGAATCGCTATATGGCAAAAGGCCTTTGGAATGTATGGAGAACACTGGCTGTCCATTGCAGTTACTGTCGGTTTGTCATTGATACTGGTTGTTTTATGGGGAACTCTCACCGGATCCATGCTTCCGCTTTTTATGAAAAAAATAGGCGCAGACCCAGCCACTTCATCCGCTCCCTTTGTTGCAACGCTTGTCGACGTAACAGGCCTGGTTATTTATTTTTCCATGGCTATTTTTATCATGCAGGGTCATTTGATATAA
- a CDS encoding HDOD domain-containing protein — translation MKSVESLISEIKNLKPFPKIAQQLLERIEDPNSSSEDIAELILYDPAITANLLRVCNSAFFSLPRKIESVHEAVNILGMNHIVDLVMVKFGSENFKTSQEGYGLHEGELWRHAVSSALISKDLAARMKIEGAHSIFTASLLKDLGKVVLDRFAANAFEKIYNTAKNKGISFRDAEKAIIGIDHAEIAGLIAESWGFPPKLVKMIRNHHSPKDCEGPEAAIIYMADCICMMMGIGVGADGLSYYFYEDIARDLGITPDVIQEIMVDFSIGMQKVESLIGAD, via the coding sequence ATGAAATCCGTAGAATCACTGATCAGCGAGATAAAGAATCTCAAGCCATTCCCGAAGATTGCTCAGCAGCTGCTGGAACGCATTGAGGATCCGAACAGTTCCTCTGAAGATATTGCAGAGCTGATTCTATATGATCCTGCAATAACAGCAAACCTTCTGAGGGTATGCAATTCAGCCTTTTTCAGCCTTCCGCGCAAGATAGAATCCGTTCATGAGGCTGTTAATATTCTTGGAATGAATCATATAGTTGACCTTGTCATGGTAAAATTTGGTTCCGAGAATTTCAAGACAAGCCAGGAAGGATATGGTCTGCATGAAGGAGAGTTGTGGCGTCATGCTGTATCATCAGCCCTTATTTCCAAAGATCTGGCAGCAAGAATGAAAATTGAGGGCGCACATTCAATTTTTACGGCGTCTCTTCTGAAAGATCTCGGGAAAGTAGTTCTGGACAGATTTGCGGCAAACGCCTTTGAAAAGATCTACAATACGGCAAAAAACAAGGGCATAAGTTTCAGGGACGCTGAAAAGGCCATAATCGGCATAGATCATGCCGAAATAGCCGGACTTATCGCCGAAAGCTGGGGGTTCCCTCCAAAACTGGTCAAAATGATCAGGAACCATCATTCACCAAAAGACTGCGAGGGACCTGAGGCTGCCATAATCTACATGGCTGACTGTATATGCATGATGATGGGCATAGGCGTGGGAGCGGACGGTCTTTCATATTATTTTTATGAGGATATAGCCAGGGATCTTGGTATCACGCCCGACGTAATCCAGGAGATCATGGTTGATTTTTCAATTGGAATGCAGAAAGTTGAATCTCTCATAGGAGCAGATTAG
- a CDS encoding chemotaxis protein CheD: MNIVVGISDMKVSGTSGDNIITYSLGSCIGVAIYDPLAKVGGILHYMLPESSLDKEKAERNPFMFADTGIPTLFKSAYALGAKKQRMKVVIAGGAQILDQKGFFNIGKRNHMALRKLFFRNNVMSTYEDVGGSVNRTIRLDISTGEVSIKISGNGEIKI; encoded by the coding sequence ATGAATATTGTAGTCGGTATTTCTGATATGAAAGTAAGCGGCACCTCAGGTGATAATATTATTACCTATTCACTCGGGTCTTGCATAGGTGTCGCAATATATGATCCTCTGGCAAAGGTGGGCGGCATTCTTCATTATATGCTGCCGGAGTCTTCGCTTGACAAGGAAAAGGCTGAAAGAAATCCTTTCATGTTCGCGGACACCGGAATTCCGACTCTGTTCAAATCTGCATACGCTCTCGGAGCCAAAAAGCAAAGAATGAAGGTGGTTATAGCAGGAGGCGCCCAGATTCTTGATCAAAAAGGATTTTTCAATATTGGAAAAAGAAATCATATGGCGCTTAGAAAACTCTTTTTCAGAAACAACGTGATGAGCACGTATGAAGATGTCGGCGGAAGTGTCAACCGTACTATAAGGCTTGATATATCCACAGGCGAGGTTTCCATAAAGATTTCAGGAAACGGTGAGATTAAAATATGA
- a CDS encoding chemotaxis protein CheX, whose translation MDVQTTLLNAMKISISEIFETMFYMPVEFENKPEMEAVINASSVMAASISFSGARSGHFKGIFPVSVLKSIASAFMGIDESKITQNDMTGTIGEIVNMIAGNTLTLAGGDFHLELPEILNHKDLEIKAPDNTLEGRTFVKTLNGLFSVSFDLI comes from the coding sequence ATGGACGTTCAAACGACCCTGCTGAATGCAATGAAGATTTCGATTTCTGAAATTTTCGAAACCATGTTTTATATGCCTGTCGAGTTTGAAAATAAGCCTGAAATGGAAGCCGTAATAAACGCCTCATCTGTAATGGCCGCCTCCATAAGCTTCTCAGGAGCACGATCCGGCCATTTTAAGGGCATTTTCCCTGTTTCTGTTCTTAAGTCCATTGCCTCTGCGTTCATGGGCATTGACGAGTCAAAGATAACCCAAAATGACATGACCGGGACCATAGGCGAGATAGTCAACATGATCGCAGGAAATACCCTTACGTTGGCTGGCGGGGATTTTCATCTTGAACTCCCTGAAATACTGAACCATAAGGATCTGGAAATAAAAGCCCCGGATAATACATTAGAGGGCCGGACATTTGTAAAAACATTAAATGGGCTGTTCAGCGTGAGCTTCGATCTTATCTGA
- a CDS encoding response regulator: protein MTLKILIVDDSGPMRAVIIKTVKAAGFGCAVFLEAKDGQDALNILEREEVDLIMTDYNMPLMNGLELVDRVKHDEKLKSIPVVAVTTDGNPRRIIEFIEKGAADYVRKPFTPEVISEKLKRILGDVNGRSNDPAECNEDFDF from the coding sequence ATGACTTTAAAAATTCTGATAGTCGATGATTCAGGCCCAATGAGAGCCGTTATCATCAAGACGGTCAAGGCCGCTGGTTTTGGCTGTGCCGTTTTCCTTGAGGCCAAGGATGGACAGGATGCCCTTAATATTCTGGAAAGGGAAGAAGTTGATCTGATAATGACAGATTATAATATGCCTTTAATGAATGGCCTGGAACTTGTTGACAGGGTAAAACACGATGAAAAACTAAAATCAATTCCTGTGGTTGCTGTTACGACGGACGGAAATCCAAGAAGGATCATTGAATTTATTGAAAAAGGAGCAGCTGATTATGTCAGAAAGCCTTTTACTCCGGAAGTCATAAGCGAAAAACTGAAAAGGATCTTGGGAGATGTTAATGGACGTTCAAACGACCCTGCTGAATGCAATGAAGATTTCGATTTCTGA
- a CDS encoding metallophosphoesterase — translation MIRLFIFLGILLTLVAIAESYIYRRVVAYSCVGKWGRHTTRVLLFALLAAVPLIIGLQRLGYENFWTDSAAWIVYMSLGFLSMLLMLIVIMDIFKFTWWGTRKFTDAIPEETEDEDFNPGRRVFIGTSFSSALIMASAGLTAAGTYQAVKIPEVRMVTVPAGRIPEALTKLKIVQISDIHAGPTLKRSWIEGLVRKINKIEPDILVLTGDLVDGSVQRLGVDVSPLAEIKAKLGKYYVTGNHEYYSGVLPWLDKVKELGFEIFQNNHKIIEHEGARLLLAGVPDFRAGGFIKDHASDPMLAIKGAPDSDYKILLAHQPKSLHAATLAGFDLQISGHTHGGQFWPWNLFVGLDQPVTAGLKKIENMHIYVSRGTGYWGPPVRLGAPSEITLIRLAQT, via the coding sequence ATGATCAGACTATTTATTTTTCTTGGCATACTACTGACGCTTGTCGCTATTGCAGAATCATATATATACCGAAGGGTTGTGGCATATTCCTGCGTAGGCAAATGGGGGCGCCATACGACAAGAGTGCTGCTTTTTGCCCTGCTGGCGGCTGTCCCGCTTATAATAGGTCTACAGCGCCTGGGATACGAAAACTTCTGGACAGACTCTGCTGCCTGGATCGTATATATGAGTCTCGGCTTTTTATCCATGCTCCTTATGCTCATCGTGATAATGGATATTTTCAAGTTCACATGGTGGGGAACCAGAAAATTCACGGACGCAATTCCTGAGGAAACCGAAGACGAAGATTTCAACCCAGGAAGAAGGGTTTTCATAGGCACATCTTTCAGCTCCGCGCTCATAATGGCATCGGCAGGTCTAACTGCGGCCGGAACTTATCAGGCTGTAAAAATACCCGAAGTCAGGATGGTCACTGTTCCTGCCGGACGAATCCCTGAAGCTCTGACGAAACTCAAAATTGTGCAGATATCCGATATACACGCAGGGCCGACCCTTAAGCGTTCGTGGATTGAGGGACTCGTCAGGAAAATCAACAAAATCGAACCTGACATTCTTGTTCTTACGGGAGATCTTGTGGATGGTTCTGTTCAAAGACTGGGCGTGGATGTTTCACCTCTTGCGGAGATTAAGGCAAAACTAGGCAAATATTATGTCACAGGCAATCATGAATACTATTCAGGAGTTCTTCCTTGGCTTGACAAGGTCAAGGAACTGGGGTTCGAGATTTTTCAGAACAACCACAAAATAATAGAGCACGAAGGAGCGAGGCTTCTTCTTGCGGGAGTTCCTGATTTCAGGGCTGGAGGGTTCATCAAGGACCATGCTTCAGATCCCATGCTTGCAATCAAAGGAGCTCCTGATTCTGATTATAAAATACTTCTGGCCCACCAGCCCAAAAGTCTTCACGCTGCGACTCTGGCTGGTTTTGATCTTCAGATATCCGGCCATACCCACGGAGGACAGTTCTGGCCATGGAACCTTTTTGTGGGGCTTGATCAGCCGGTCACTGCAGGGCTTAAAAAAATTGAAAACATGCATATTTATGTCAGTCGCGGAACAGGCTACTGGGGACCTCCGGTAAGGCTCGGAGCACCCTCCGAAATAACCCTTATAAGACTTGCACAAACCTGA
- a CDS encoding response regulator has protein sequence MENSKPSILIVDDLPENIQILSSALDGEFELYFALNGKDALKRVASLRPDLILLDIIMPGMSGFEVCKTIKETPELSGIPIIFITALGHADEESEGLMLGAADYITKPFNSDLVRLRVRNHLELKIKRDTLEQRTRELEEALKDVRMLNELLPICASCKNVRNDEGYWEQVEKYFSERTDVMFSHAICPDCLKKLYPEIYPAILEGLEAPKKPEDS, from the coding sequence ATGGAAAATAGTAAACCATCAATTCTTATTGTGGACGACTTACCCGAAAATATCCAGATACTCAGTTCGGCTCTGGACGGCGAGTTTGAGCTTTATTTTGCCTTAAATGGTAAAGATGCGCTGAAGAGAGTGGCGAGTCTTAGGCCTGATCTTATTCTTCTGGACATAATTATGCCGGGAATGAGTGGATTCGAAGTCTGCAAAACAATAAAAGAAACACCTGAATTATCCGGTATTCCAATTATTTTCATCACTGCCCTTGGCCATGCTGACGAAGAATCCGAAGGCCTTATGCTTGGTGCTGCAGATTATATTACAAAGCCTTTCAATTCGGATCTTGTCCGTTTAAGGGTTCGCAATCATCTTGAGCTTAAAATAAAGAGAGACACCCTTGAGCAAAGAACACGTGAGCTGGAGGAGGCTCTTAAAGATGTCAGAATGCTTAATGAACTTCTTCCAATCTGTGCTTCGTGTAAAAATGTCAGAAATGATGAGGGATACTGGGAGCAGGTGGAGAAATACTTCAGTGAGCGCACGGATGTCATGTTCAGCCACGCCATTTGCCCGGATTGCCTTAAAAAGCTTTACCCTGAAATATACCCTGCCATACTTGAAGGGCTTGAAGCCCCAAAAAAGCCCGAAGACAGCTGA